A window from Zavarzinia compransoris encodes these proteins:
- a CDS encoding energy transducer TonB: MSENNRPVFLGVSVAGHALAIAGLIYLGHAQTSGAMAPAPPTIELLLPPALPAAAAVPVEATEVKPVEAVETPPEIQEAVEPEPPPPLPVMAEAVEAIEETPVLVAKAPEPEKPKPPKPKPPPREVQKPKKPEKPREEPAAAPAAAPAPPSNAPPGPAPSAATAAAPVSGGGNPGARQDYRALVSAWIEKHKRYPDSARRRGIEGKPTVRFRIDRGGHVQMVEIHRETGRRDLDEAALRTIERADPFPPFPDDIEGQSMEFVVPIDFNMKR; encoded by the coding sequence ATGAGCGAGAACAACCGTCCCGTCTTCCTCGGTGTCTCGGTGGCCGGCCACGCGCTGGCGATCGCCGGGCTGATCTATCTGGGCCACGCCCAGACCTCGGGCGCGATGGCGCCGGCGCCGCCGACGATCGAACTGCTGCTGCCGCCGGCGCTGCCGGCCGCGGCGGCGGTGCCGGTGGAGGCGACGGAGGTGAAGCCGGTGGAAGCGGTGGAAACCCCGCCGGAGATCCAGGAAGCGGTGGAGCCGGAACCGCCGCCGCCGCTGCCGGTGATGGCGGAAGCGGTGGAAGCGATCGAGGAGACGCCGGTGCTGGTGGCGAAGGCGCCCGAACCGGAAAAGCCGAAGCCGCCGAAGCCGAAACCGCCGCCGCGCGAAGTGCAGAAGCCGAAGAAACCGGAAAAGCCGCGGGAAGAGCCGGCGGCGGCCCCGGCCGCAGCGCCGGCCCCGCCGAGCAATGCCCCGCCGGGGCCGGCCCCGTCGGCGGCGACCGCTGCGGCGCCGGTCTCGGGCGGCGGCAATCCCGGGGCGCGGCAGGATTACCGGGCGCTGGTCTCGGCCTGGATCGAGAAGCACAAGCGCTATCCTGACAGCGCGCGGCGCCGGGGCATCGAGGGCAAGCCGACGGTGCGCTTCCGGATCGACCGCGGCGGCCATGTCCAGATGGTGGAGATCCACCGCGAGACCGGGCGCCGGGATCTGGACGAGGCGGCGCTGCGCACGATCGAGCGCGCCGATCCCTTCCCGCCCTTCCCCGACGACATCGAGGGCCAGTCCATGGAGTTCGTCGTCCCCATCGACTTCAACATGAAGCGATAG
- a CDS encoding efflux RND transporter periplasmic adaptor subunit codes for MTDSRPSPRSRRAPRRRWGLALVVLLVLGGGGWWYFGNASKGAAVQYVTAAVGRGDIEDTVSALGNLQPRDYVDVGTQVSGQLKVIHAEVGDQVKQGDLLAEIDPTVYQSRVAADEAQLLALKAQLADREAQAVLAGQQLKRQRTLWAQRATTEEALQSAEAAAKSADAAIDQIKAQILQTESTLRGDQANLGYTKIYAPMTGTVTSLTARRGQTLNANQSAPIILQIADLSVMTVETQVSEADISRLKVGMEAYFTTLGGGTKRWTGKLKQILPTPEVVNNVVLYNALFDVDNADGMLMTQMSAQVFFVVASARDAITVPVAALKAPPRRPEGAQRPQGPEGAQRPQSPEGAQRPQGPEGAARPAGRPYLVQVMGADGQPAERRVRIGVANRVSAEVLDGLQPGDTVVVGQRGAGTAGARAPAGGQQRPGSLPGMGGFGPTPGR; via the coding sequence ATGACCGACAGCCGCCCCTCCCCCCGTTCCCGCCGCGCCCCGCGCCGCCGCTGGGGCCTCGCGCTCGTGGTCCTGCTCGTGCTCGGCGGCGGCGGCTGGTGGTATTTCGGCAATGCCAGCAAGGGGGCCGCGGTCCAATATGTCACCGCGGCGGTCGGCCGCGGCGATATCGAGGATACGGTGTCCGCCCTCGGCAACCTGCAACCGCGCGACTATGTCGATGTCGGCACCCAGGTCTCCGGCCAGTTGAAGGTGATCCACGCCGAGGTCGGCGACCAGGTGAAGCAAGGCGATCTGCTGGCCGAGATCGACCCCACGGTCTACCAGTCCCGCGTCGCCGCCGACGAGGCCCAACTCCTGGCCCTGAAGGCGCAATTGGCCGACCGCGAGGCCCAGGCGGTGCTGGCCGGCCAGCAATTGAAGCGCCAGCGCACGCTCTGGGCCCAGCGCGCGACGACCGAGGAAGCCCTGCAATCGGCGGAGGCGGCGGCGAAATCGGCGGATGCCGCGATCGACCAGATCAAGGCCCAGATCCTGCAAACGGAATCGACCCTGCGCGGCGACCAGGCCAATCTCGGCTATACCAAGATCTATGCCCCGATGACCGGCACCGTGACCTCGCTGACGGCGCGGCGCGGCCAGACCCTGAATGCCAACCAGTCGGCGCCGATCATTTTGCAGATCGCCGATCTTTCGGTGATGACGGTGGAGACCCAGGTTTCGGAAGCCGATATCTCGCGCCTGAAGGTCGGGATGGAGGCTTATTTCACCACCCTTGGCGGCGGCACCAAGCGCTGGACCGGCAAGCTGAAGCAGATCCTGCCGACGCCGGAAGTGGTCAACAATGTCGTCCTCTACAATGCGCTGTTCGATGTCGACAATGCGGACGGCATGCTGATGACCCAGATGAGCGCCCAGGTCTTCTTCGTCGTCGCTTCGGCCCGGGATGCGATCACCGTGCCTGTCGCCGCGTTGAAGGCGCCGCCCCGTCGCCCCGAAGGGGCGCAACGCCCTCAAGGTCCCGAAGGGGCGCAACGTCCTCAAAGTCCCGAGGGGGCGCAACGCCCTCAAGGTCCCGAAGGCGCGGCGCGGCCGGCGGGGCGGCCCTATCTGGTCCAGGTCATGGGTGCGGACGGCCAGCCGGCGGAGCGGCGGGTGCGGATCGGCGTCGCCAACCGCGTCTCCGCCGAAGTGCTGGACGGCTTGCAGCCGGGCGATACGGTCGTCGTCGGCCAGCGCGGGGCGGGGACGGCCGGCGCCCGCGCCCCGGCCGGCGGCCAGCAGCGGCCGGGCAGCCTGCCGGGCATGGGCGGCTTCGGCCCGACCCCGGGGCGCTGA
- a CDS encoding MacB family efflux pump subunit, whose product MGAPLIELEDIRKTYVSGGGEVSVEVLHGISLAIEAGEFVAIMGQSGSGKSTLMNILGCLDRPSAGRYRFAGRDVSEFDRDELAWARREAFGFVFQSYNLIGTATAAGNVEVPAVYAGLAPAARRHRAADLLTTLGLGERLGHRPNQLSGGQQQRVSIARALMNGGKVILADEPTGALDSRSGAEVMALLADLAEKGHTVIIITHDAEVAAHADRVIEIRDGLIVNDSRRRPVRPPAAFTLERPADSAARLLAGLGEAMLMALRSLRANLFRTVLTLLGIVIGVGSVVAMLAVGEGAKQSVLERISAMGTNLLLVRPGAPAQRGVGGQVVTLVPDDAVAIAGVENVLYALPELQSSLTLRAGNRDYQTSVTGTTNDLPATRDWPLAGGSFFSDEDNRSYATVVVLGRTVANNLFPDGSDPVGQFVLIGNVPFQVVGVMAAKGASPMGTDQDDVAFVPLQTGMLRLFGARNLRTITVAVADVGRIDETQVAVTDLLIERHRGQEDFQIRNMAAIVETASETQNTMTILLGSIAAISLLVGGIGVMNIMLVSVTERTREIGIRMATGARTRDIMQQFLTEAIVVSGLGGVIGVLGGVSVALIIQAVGMPIQFSGGVIMLAFGCAAMVGLVFGFAPAHKAARLDPVVALSSE is encoded by the coding sequence ATGGGCGCGCCGCTGATCGAGCTTGAGGACATCCGCAAGACCTATGTCTCCGGCGGGGGCGAGGTTTCGGTCGAGGTCCTGCACGGTATTTCCCTGGCCATCGAGGCGGGCGAATTCGTCGCCATCATGGGCCAGTCGGGGTCGGGCAAATCGACCTTGATGAATATCCTCGGCTGCCTGGACCGGCCCAGCGCCGGGCGCTATCGCTTCGCCGGGCGCGACGTCTCGGAGTTCGACCGGGACGAACTGGCCTGGGCCCGGCGCGAGGCGTTCGGCTTCGTGTTCCAGAGCTATAACCTGATCGGGACCGCGACCGCGGCCGGCAATGTCGAGGTCCCGGCGGTCTATGCCGGCCTCGCCCCGGCGGCGCGGCGGCACCGGGCGGCCGACCTGCTGACCACCCTCGGCCTCGGCGAGCGGCTGGGCCACCGGCCCAACCAATTGTCCGGCGGCCAGCAGCAGCGCGTCTCCATCGCCCGGGCCCTGATGAACGGCGGCAAGGTGATCCTGGCGGACGAGCCGACCGGCGCCCTCGACAGCCGCAGCGGCGCCGAGGTCATGGCCCTGCTGGCCGATCTCGCGGAAAAGGGCCATACGGTCATCATCATCACCCATGATGCGGAGGTGGCGGCTCATGCCGACCGGGTGATCGAAATCCGCGACGGCCTGATCGTGAACGACAGCCGCCGCCGCCCCGTCCGCCCGCCCGCCGCCTTCACCCTGGAGCGCCCGGCGGACAGTGCCGCCCGCCTGCTTGCCGGCCTGGGCGAAGCCATGCTGATGGCGCTGCGCTCGCTGCGCGCCAACCTGTTCCGCACCGTGCTGACCCTGCTCGGCATCGTCATCGGGGTCGGCTCGGTCGTCGCCATGCTGGCGGTGGGCGAGGGGGCGAAGCAATCGGTGCTGGAGCGGATCAGCGCCATGGGCACCAATCTTCTCCTGGTGCGGCCGGGGGCGCCGGCCCAGCGCGGCGTCGGCGGCCAGGTGGTGACCCTGGTGCCGGACGATGCGGTCGCCATCGCCGGGGTCGAGAATGTCCTCTACGCCCTGCCGGAACTGCAAAGCAGCCTGACCCTGCGCGCCGGCAACCGCGACTATCAGACCTCGGTCACCGGCACCACCAACGACCTGCCGGCAACCCGCGACTGGCCCCTCGCCGGCGGCAGTTTCTTCAGCGACGAGGACAACCGCTCCTATGCCACGGTGGTCGTGCTGGGCCGGACCGTGGCCAACAATCTGTTCCCCGACGGTTCCGACCCGGTGGGGCAATTCGTCCTGATCGGCAATGTGCCGTTCCAGGTGGTCGGGGTGATGGCGGCCAAGGGCGCCTCGCCCATGGGCACGGACCAGGACGACGTCGCCTTCGTGCCCTTGCAGACCGGCATGCTGCGCCTGTTCGGCGCCCGCAACCTGCGCACGATCACGGTCGCGGTCGCCGACGTCGGCCGCATCGACGAGACCCAGGTGGCGGTCACCGACCTCCTGATCGAGCGCCACCGCGGCCAGGAGGATTTCCAGATCCGCAACATGGCGGCGATCGTCGAGACCGCTTCTGAGACCCAGAACACCATGACCATCCTGCTGGGTTCGATCGCCGCGATCTCGCTGCTGGTCGGCGGCATCGGGGTGATGAACATCATGCTGGTCTCGGTCACCGAGCGGACGCGGGAGATCGGCATCCGCATGGCGACGGGGGCGAGGACCAGGGACATCATGCAGCAATTCCTGACCGAGGCGATCGTCGTCTCCGGCCTCGGCGGGGTGATCGGCGTTCTCGGCGGCGTCAGCGTCGCCCTGATCATCCAGGCGGTGGGCATGCCCATCCAATTCTCCGGCGGGGTGATCATGCTGGCCTTCGGCTGCGCGGCGATGGTCGGCCTCGTCTTCGGGTTCGCGCCCGCGCATAAGGCCGCCCGGCTGGACCCGGTGGTCGCCCTTTCCAGCGAATGA
- a CDS encoding efflux transporter outer membrane subunit, whose product MKTVPTLALAAALGLAGCGFKAQPVPALVAAPAGWAAPAPAGARDVWPAADWWRGFASDELDRLVAEARQNNTDLGQAVARVAQAEAQLRAAGASLWPALSLSLGADGRRPAGGNQWGDSYSAGLSASYEVDFWGANAADRAASAAALDASGFDQETVALTVTAGVATTYLQVLSLRDRLDVARRNLAIAEDVLRLVEVKVGAGAASDLDLAQQRTVVAQRRASIPPLEQQLREQATALAVLLGRVPGGFEVAGQSLDPVKVPGVAAGLPASLLQRRPDLKAAETRLIGADADIHAARAAFFPQVSLSAGMSLADGALGGVFSLSNAAYSIGASLVQAIFDGGRRAAQQDLAEARKVELLEAYRGAILAAFRDAEVALGAVDALNRQRLLQDEVLAQARRALELAQVQYRAGSTDLLAVLSAQQSLYSAEDAAAQVKLSALQAVVTLYRVLGGGWQAPA is encoded by the coding sequence ATGAAAACAGTTCCGACCCTTGCCCTGGCCGCGGCGCTCGGCCTTGCCGGCTGCGGCTTCAAGGCCCAGCCGGTGCCCGCCCTCGTCGCCGCCCCCGCCGGCTGGGCGGCGCCGGCCCCCGCCGGGGCCCGCGACGTCTGGCCCGCCGCCGACTGGTGGCGCGGCTTCGCCAGCGACGAACTGGACCGCCTGGTGGCGGAGGCGCGGCAGAACAATACCGACCTCGGCCAGGCGGTCGCCCGCGTCGCCCAGGCGGAGGCGCAGCTGCGCGCCGCGGGCGCCAGCCTGTGGCCCGCGCTCTCGCTCTCGCTCGGCGCCGACGGCCGGCGGCCGGCGGGGGGCAACCAATGGGGCGACAGCTATTCGGCCGGCCTGTCCGCGTCCTATGAGGTCGATTTCTGGGGCGCCAATGCGGCGGACCGGGCGGCTTCCGCCGCCGCGCTGGATGCCAGCGGCTTCGACCAGGAGACGGTGGCCCTGACGGTGACCGCCGGCGTCGCCACCACCTATCTCCAGGTGCTGTCGCTGCGCGACCGTCTCGACGTCGCCCGGCGCAACCTCGCGATCGCCGAGGATGTGCTTCGCCTGGTCGAGGTGAAGGTGGGCGCGGGGGCGGCCAGCGATCTCGATCTCGCCCAGCAGCGCACCGTGGTCGCCCAGCGGCGGGCGTCGATCCCGCCGCTCGAACAGCAATTGCGCGAACAGGCGACGGCGCTGGCCGTGCTGCTCGGCCGGGTGCCGGGCGGCTTCGAAGTGGCGGGCCAGAGCCTCGACCCGGTGAAGGTGCCGGGGGTGGCGGCCGGCCTGCCGGCCAGCCTGTTGCAGCGCCGGCCCGACCTGAAGGCGGCGGAGACCCGCCTGATCGGGGCGGATGCCGACATCCATGCCGCCCGGGCCGCCTTCTTCCCCCAGGTCTCGCTGTCCGCCGGCATGTCGCTGGCCGACGGGGCGCTGGGCGGGGTGTTCAGCCTCTCCAACGCCGCCTATTCGATCGGGGCCTCCCTGGTCCAGGCGATTTTCGACGGCGGCCGCCGGGCGGCGCAGCAGGACCTGGCCGAGGCGCGCAAGGTCGAACTGCTCGAAGCCTATCGCGGCGCCATTCTCGCCGCCTTCCGCGACGCGGAAGTGGCGCTGGGCGCGGTCGATGCCCTGAACCGCCAGCGCCTGTTGCAGGACGAAGTGCTGGCCCAGGCGCGCCGCGCCCTCGAACTCGCCCAGGTGCAATATCGCGCCGGTTCGACCGATCTGCTGGCGGTGCTCAGCGCCCAGCAGTCGCTCTATTCGGCCGAGGACGCGGCGGCGCAGGTGAAACTCTCCGCCCTGCAGGCGGTGGTCACCCTTTACCGGGTGCTGGGCGGGGGCTGGCAGGCGCCCGCCTGA